A genomic window from Salvelinus alpinus chromosome 10, SLU_Salpinus.1, whole genome shotgun sequence includes:
- the LOC139531329 gene encoding kelch-like protein 34, whose product MENYSLLHSSYQSSVVFSGFRKLRSDRRLCDVVLETGGVSFPCHRVLLASSSQYFWCLFGEKTEERIAASIRLPALTPAGLETVLDFLYSGWLSLSAASLPVVLETARYLQVDTAVSLCERFLSDGLSLRTSCFYANLAEHHFLPDALAASNQIITMEMATLLREDREGLLGLNVQSLTDVLDREELPGVKEVELLKLVLDWLDANQPLPLVRCNLLLSRLRFGLVTPSDITTLSSAHTNMNTPLMRSKVTQALEYHWLGSARPIRQSRHSSLRAAANHVLLVGGGPSTDWPQQQVLTFDLRDRKWSSLSAGLPRRLKNHCVCCVGGFLFVIGGEEVKGGAEGGEGKSVTMTTTNRVWRYDPRFACWEEADPMLERRSQFSCCVVDHAIYTIGGTHTHSDTHSCLASVEFYDMAAGHWRRGISLPRPLYGHASVTLGTGILMSGGSHGNQARTQVSSQEGNQGNCEVLFLDMVARGGVWDKRAPMSIGRFGHRMATVAGCVYALLGMYEHYCDIERYDSLADQWTRLHPVLIGSFDYGLVATANGRLLLFGGRKWRDGQEVSVASVLEYDTERDRWAEICQLHTPLTGTQCVVMALSD is encoded by the coding sequence ATGGAGAATTATTCTCTCCTCCACAGTTCTTATCAGAGTTCTGTGGTTTTCTCCGGCTTCAGGAAACTGCGCTCTGACAGGAGGCTGTGTGATGTTGTCTTGGAGACGGGAGGCGTGTCCTTCCCGTGTCACCGCGTCCTATTGGCCAGTTCCAGCCAGTATTTCTGGTGTTTGTTTGGTGAGAAGACGGAGGAGAGGATAGCTGCTAGCATTAGACTCCCAGCGCTAACTCCTGCAGGACTAGAGACTGTTCTGGACTTCCTTTACTCTGGATGGCTCAGCCTATCAGCTGCCTCACTGCCCGTTGTTCTGGAGACCGCCAGGTACCTTCAGGTGGACACAGCTGTGTCGCTATGTGAGCGCTTCCTTAGCGACGGGCTGTCGCTGAGGACCTCATGTTTCTATGCCAACCTGGCTGAGCACCACTTCCTGCCTGACGCACTGGCAGCCTCCAATCAAATCATCACCATGGAGATGGCCACTTTGCTacgggaggacagggaggggctTCTGGGGCTGAACGTCCAATCACTAACGGATGTGCTGGACAGGGAGGAACTACCAGGTGTCAAGGAGGTGGAGCTACTGAAACTTGTGCTGGATTGGCTGGATGCTAACCAGCCTCTCCCATTGGTCCGCTGTAACCTGCTGCTCAGCCGACTCCGTTTTGGATTGGTTACTCCCTCTGACATCACAACACTAAGCTCTGCCCACACCAACATGAACACCCCCCTGATGAGGAGTAAGGTGACGCAGGCGCTGGAGTATCATTGGCTGGGCTCAGCTAGACCAATAAGACAGAGCCGACATTCCTCCCTCAGAGCAGCAGCCAACCACGTGCTCCTGGTGGGGGGCGGGCCCAGCACTGATTGGCCGCAGCAGCAGGTACTCACCTTCGACCTTAGAGACAGGAAGTGGTCATCATTGAGCGCTGGTCTCCCAAGACGACTGAAGAACCACTGTGTGTGCTGCGTCGGGGGGTTCCTGTTTGTAATTGGAGGAGAAGAGGTGAAGGGCGGAGCAGAGGGGGGTGAAGGGAAGTCTGTTACTATGACGACAACTAATCGTGTGTGGCGGTACGATCCTCGCTTTGCATGCTGGGAGGAAGCGGACCCCATGCTGGAGAGGAGATCACAGTTCAGCTGCTGTGTTGTAGACCATGCCATCTACACTATagggggaacacacacacactcagacacacactcctGCCTGGCCTCAGTGGAGTTCTATGACATGGCAGCAGGCCATTGGAGGAGAGGGATATCTCTGCCCCGCCCCCTTTATGGCCACGCCTCGGTCACCCTGGGAACTGGAATCCTAATGTCTGGTGGTAGCCATGGCAACCAGGCCCGTACACAGGTCAGTAGCCAGGAGGGTAATCAGGGCAACTGTGAGGTCCTCTTCCTAGATATGGTTGCTAGGGGTGGAGTTTGGGACAAGCGAGCACCGATGTCCATTGGCCGTTTCGGTCACCGCATGGCAACTGTTGCCGGATGTGTCTACGCGTTACTAGGAATGTACGAGCACTACTGCGATATTGAGCGATATGACTCACTCGCTGACCAGTGGACACGCCTACACCCAGTACTCATTGGCTCGTTTGACTACGGACTGGTGGCAACAGCAAATGGGAGGCTGCTGCTGTTCGGAGGAAGGAAATGGCGGGATGGACAGGAAGTGAGCGTAGCAAGTGTTCTAGAatatgacacagagagagaccgttGGGCCGAGATCTGTCAGCTACACACTCCTCTGactggaacacaatgtgttgTGATGGCTCTGTCAGACTAA